A single window of Nicotiana sylvestris chromosome 5, ASM39365v2, whole genome shotgun sequence DNA harbors:
- the LOC138869374 gene encoding uncharacterized protein, with protein MAPNKKARIGQAANATSEVVDDSLLDTVDEGSRPAITLPDSSTLERTTPVPTPVEGTTIPPVDTPVPPPAPATSSGISDGYLRGAIQMLTQLVASQAQRSNVAPSLSSQQGDSTSFRVNRFLQLDPPVFTGANLDEDSQDFNDEMRKTLRVMRTTEIEGVELDTYRLKGVAYSWFELWEDSREEGHPPARWSEFVDAFIDHFLPVETRAAHAAEFENLRQGNRSVWECHMEFARLSKYAIHMLPTMEARVRWFVQGLNSLTINEASMAALNSDMNYGKMVTFAQATENRKLKNRMEREGSSKARSTGNMGVTRWGKISSSGRIIRTFPVYCRVFSQCTAVRAQPVTVELFQARSGKQMNSLGFHRIERLIFGIDVIPGTHPISIPPYIMAPAKLKELKEQLKDLQEKGFIRPSVSPWGVPVLFVRKKDGSLRMCIDYRQLIKVTIKNKYPLPRRDDFFDQLQGAACFSKIDLRSGYLQLNIREQDIPKTAFITRYGHFEFMVMSFGLTNAPVAFMDLMNRVFKPFIDSFVIVFIDDIIVYSQSREDYAAHLRAVLQILQQHQLYAKFSKCELWLESIAFLGHVISREGIMVDPQKIAAVKNWPRPTTPT; from the exons atggcacCTAACAAGAAAGCGAGAATTGGCCAAGCAGCTAATGCCACCTCAGAAGTGGTTGATGATTCACTGCTTGATACTGTGGATGAGGGTAGCCGCCCTGCTATCACTCTGCCTGATTCTTCTACTCTAGAGCGGACTACCCCAGTTCCCACACCCGTGGAGGGTACCACCATCCCTCCCGTTGATACTCCTGTCCCGCCTCCAGCTCCAGCTACCAGTTCTGGTATTTCGGATGGGtatcttaggggagctattcagatgttgACCCAGCTAGTAGCCTCCCAGGCCCAAAGGTCGAATGTTGCGCCTAGTTTATCCAGCCAGCAAGGGGATTCTACTAGTTTCAGAGTGAAcagatttcttcagttagaccctccGGTATTTACAGGTGCCAATCTAGATGAAGACTCTCAGgattttaatgatgaaatgcgcaagaccctcagggttatgcgtACAACTGAGATAGAAGGAGTAGAGTTGGATACCTACCGCttgaaaggggtggcctattcgtggtttgagttgtgggaggATTCCCGAGAGGAGGGGCACCCTCCAGCGAGGTGGAGCGAGTTCGTTGATGCCTTTATTGACCATTTCCTGCCTGTTGAGACAAGGGCAGCCCATGCGGcagagtttgaaaatttgaggcaAGGTAACAGAAGTGTGTGGGAGTGCCATATGGAGTTTGCTCGCTTGTCCAAGTATGCCATtcatatgttgcccacaatggaggccagggtgcgctggtttgttcagggcctTAATTCTCTGACCATTAATGAGGCTTCTATGGCTGCATTGAATTCcgacatgaattatgggaagatggtaaCATTTGCTCAGGCGACAGAGAACCGTAAATTAAAGAAcagaatggagagagagggtagcAGCAAGGCCCGGTCTACGGGCAATATGGgagtcactaggtgggggaaAATCAGCTCTTCTGGGAGGATCATCAGGACCTTCCCAGTCTATTGCAGAGTTTTCAGCCAGTGCACCGCCGTCAGGGCCCAACCAGTAACAGTGGAGTTGTTTCAGGCCAGGTCAGGGAAGCAG ATGAACTCTCTAGGATTCCACCGGATAGAGAGATTGAtttttgggatcgatgtgataCCAGGCACGCaccctatatcaattccaccttacatAATGGCACCGGCAaaattgaaagagctaaaggaacaattgaaggatttgcaagagaagggtttcatccggccgaGTGTGTCGCCATGGGGCGTACCGGTattgtttgtaagaaagaaagatggatcgctgcggatgtgtattgactaccgacaACTTATCAAGGTCACAATAAAAAACAAATATCCTCTACCAAGAAGAGATGACTtctttgatcaattgcaaggtgctgcatgtttctcaaagattgacttgcggTCTGGGTACCTTCAATTGAAtataagggagcaggatattccaaaaacagccttcataactcggtatgggcactttgaatttatggtaatgtcttttgggctaacaaatgccccggtagctttcatggatcttatgaatcgagtcttcaagccctTTATAGACTCATTTGTtatagtgtttattgatgatatcattGTGTATTCCCAAAGTCGGGAGGACTATGCTGCCCATCTCAGGGCAGTTTTGCAGATtcttcagcaacatcaattgtatgcaaaattttcaaaatgtgaattatGGCTTGAATCTATCGCgttcttgggccatgtcatttccagggaaggaattatggttgatcctcaaaagattgcagcagtgaaaaattggcctagacctaccactccaacttAG